One part of the Microbacterium aurugineum genome encodes these proteins:
- a CDS encoding heme ABC transporter ATP-binding protein, translating into MGVTVRLRGAGLTVRVGEGRTILDDASIDIHSGEIHALVGPNGAGKSTLFGVLAGDVTAHAGTVELDGRPLDRVTPRMLARQRAVLLQENTVTFPFSAEQVVRMGRTPWARTPAAEEDDDLVSSAMAQTEVTALRARAVPSLSGGERARVALARVIAQSTGILLLDEPTAALDLKHHEDVMRLIRTRADAGIAVAIVLHDLNAALAHADRVTLLADGRVAATGTASEVLSAERIEQVYGQAVDVFPHPATGVPLVVARR; encoded by the coding sequence ATGGGCGTGACCGTCCGGCTCCGCGGGGCGGGGCTCACGGTGCGCGTCGGCGAAGGGCGGACGATCCTCGACGATGCGTCCATCGACATCCACAGCGGAGAGATCCACGCCCTCGTCGGGCCGAACGGTGCGGGCAAGTCCACGCTGTTCGGAGTCCTCGCCGGAGACGTCACCGCGCACGCGGGCACGGTGGAGCTCGATGGCCGGCCCCTCGACCGGGTCACACCGCGCATGCTCGCCCGGCAGCGTGCCGTGCTCCTGCAGGAGAACACCGTCACGTTCCCCTTCAGCGCAGAGCAGGTCGTGCGGATGGGCCGGACCCCCTGGGCGCGCACGCCCGCGGCCGAGGAAGACGACGATCTGGTGTCCTCCGCGATGGCGCAGACCGAGGTGACGGCACTCCGTGCGCGCGCGGTGCCGTCGCTGTCGGGAGGTGAGCGCGCCCGGGTCGCCCTCGCCCGCGTGATCGCCCAGAGCACCGGCATCCTGTTGCTCGACGAGCCGACCGCGGCGCTCGACCTGAAGCACCACGAAGACGTCATGCGGCTGATCCGGACGCGTGCGGACGCCGGGATCGCGGTGGCCATCGTGCTGCACGATCTCAATGCCGCGCTCGCGCACGCCGACCGCGTGACGCTCCTCGCCGACGGGCGGGTCGCCGCGACCGGCACGGCGTCCGAGGTGCTGAGCGCCGAGCGGATCGAGCAGGTCTACGGCCAGGCCGTCGATGTGTTCCCCCACCCCGCGACCGGGGTTCCGCTGGTCGTCGCGCGGCGCTGA
- a CDS encoding inositol monophosphatase family protein yields the protein MPSASDLLDVALAAAAAGADVLAEAARERDASSDHLGLRTKGASGDVVTEIDLRAERAIRAALAAHRPDDEVSGEEYATTGSGSALRWSIDPLDGTSNFVRGLPHYGSSVAVQDVRSGAWLAGVVHAPELDLIYSAGVGLGAYRTSGDTRRRLHGPAAGATPVLLAVGFSYDPEQRIRQLAELPARMAAFTDLRSVGSAALGLCLVAEGSVDAFIETDLYEFDWAAGALIAEEAGVTVKRPATMRGGILAHPPHLPVE from the coding sequence ATGCCGTCTGCATCCGACCTGCTCGACGTCGCCCTCGCGGCCGCCGCAGCTGGAGCCGATGTGCTCGCCGAGGCCGCCCGTGAACGCGATGCGTCGTCCGATCACCTCGGACTCCGCACGAAGGGGGCCTCGGGCGACGTGGTCACCGAGATCGACCTGCGTGCCGAACGCGCGATCCGCGCTGCCCTCGCCGCGCACCGCCCCGACGACGAGGTGTCCGGAGAGGAGTACGCGACCACCGGCTCCGGCTCCGCGCTCCGCTGGTCGATCGATCCCCTCGACGGCACCTCGAACTTCGTGCGCGGGCTGCCGCACTACGGGTCCTCCGTCGCCGTACAGGATGTGCGCTCCGGCGCCTGGCTCGCCGGTGTGGTGCATGCTCCGGAGCTCGACCTCATCTACTCCGCGGGGGTGGGGCTGGGGGCATACCGGACATCGGGCGACACCCGTCGGCGGCTCCACGGACCAGCCGCCGGCGCGACACCGGTGCTTCTCGCCGTCGGATTCTCCTACGACCCCGAGCAGCGGATACGGCAGCTCGCCGAGCTCCCGGCGCGCATGGCGGCGTTCACGGATCTGCGCAGTGTCGGCTCTGCCGCACTCGGACTGTGTCTGGTCGCGGAAGGCAGTGTCGACGCCTTCATCGAGACCGACCTGTACGAGTTCGACTGGGCAGCGGGAGCTCTGATCGCCGAAGAAGCAGGGGTCACCGTGAAGCGTCCGGCCACCATGCGGGGCGGAATCCTCGCGCACCCACCGCACCTACCGGTCGAATAG
- a CDS encoding dihydroxyacetone kinase family protein, producing the protein MRKILNDPQAFVDETLEGILLAHPDELRAVTADRRALARTDAPAPGRVGIVTGGGSGHLPFFLGYVGRGLCSAVAVGNVFSSPSSSQIHAASVAVHSDAGLLYLYGNYGGDVLNFDTAAERCRAEGIEVRTVLGVDDIQSAPRERAESRRGVAGLVLVYKVAGAMADRGASLDEVERVTRKASDATRTMGVGLSPTVLPAAGEETFTLDEGEMEIGVGIHGERGSHRGPLEPADAITDRFLTEIGTELDLTEGRRVAVLVNGLGSTPLEELYVMYRRVHRTLTDAGVAIGYRLVGEYVTSLEMAGASLSIMQLDDELEELLQDPAGSPFFRQGAAPVGDVLTTATAVGEEAATVDVTLAGSRSALRDLLLAVLPQMERHREELRALDAALGDGDLGVTVAVGGAAVADALRSLPDDLDARSILRVAGDAFATANPSTFAALIGSGLIAAGEHVPPGAHLDRAGLVDVVQTAATRIGAQGGAARGDKTVIDVLLPIAEALDAGAGAAEVSAAALAAVAESAGWQSRRGRAGWQQERSVGHADPGSVAVARFVEEVVRATS; encoded by the coding sequence ATGCGCAAGATCCTCAACGACCCTCAGGCGTTCGTCGACGAGACGCTGGAGGGCATCCTTCTCGCCCACCCCGATGAGCTGCGGGCCGTCACCGCAGATCGGCGGGCGTTGGCGCGTACGGATGCGCCGGCGCCGGGCCGGGTCGGCATCGTCACCGGTGGCGGGTCAGGACACCTGCCGTTCTTCCTCGGCTACGTCGGGCGCGGGCTGTGCTCGGCGGTCGCCGTGGGGAACGTCTTTTCCTCGCCGAGCTCCTCCCAGATCCACGCGGCTTCGGTGGCCGTGCACTCCGACGCCGGGCTCCTTTACCTGTATGGCAACTACGGTGGCGATGTGCTGAACTTCGACACCGCGGCCGAGCGCTGCCGCGCTGAGGGCATCGAGGTGCGCACGGTGCTCGGGGTGGACGACATCCAGTCCGCGCCGCGTGAACGCGCGGAGTCTCGCCGCGGTGTCGCCGGACTCGTGCTCGTCTACAAGGTCGCCGGGGCGATGGCCGACCGCGGTGCGTCCCTCGACGAGGTCGAGCGCGTCACTCGTAAGGCGTCGGATGCGACCCGGACGATGGGCGTCGGCCTGTCGCCGACCGTGCTTCCTGCAGCGGGTGAGGAGACGTTCACGCTCGACGAGGGGGAGATGGAGATCGGCGTCGGTATTCACGGAGAGCGCGGCAGCCATCGCGGCCCTCTTGAGCCGGCGGATGCGATCACCGACCGGTTCCTCACCGAGATCGGCACCGAACTCGACCTCACCGAGGGGCGGCGCGTGGCCGTGCTCGTGAACGGCCTTGGCTCGACGCCGCTCGAGGAGCTGTACGTGATGTACCGCCGAGTGCACCGCACGCTGACGGATGCCGGGGTGGCCATCGGCTACCGACTGGTCGGCGAGTACGTCACGAGTCTGGAGATGGCCGGAGCCTCGCTGTCGATCATGCAGCTCGATGACGAGCTGGAAGAGCTGCTGCAGGACCCTGCCGGGTCACCGTTCTTCCGACAGGGGGCAGCGCCGGTGGGGGACGTCCTCACGACCGCGACCGCCGTCGGCGAAGAAGCGGCCACTGTCGATGTGACCCTGGCCGGATCCCGCAGCGCTCTTCGCGATCTGCTGCTCGCTGTACTGCCGCAGATGGAGCGGCACCGCGAAGAGCTCCGCGCCCTGGATGCCGCTCTCGGCGACGGAGACCTCGGCGTCACGGTCGCCGTCGGTGGTGCCGCAGTGGCGGATGCCTTGCGCAGCCTCCCGGATGATCTCGACGCACGCAGCATCCTGCGCGTGGCGGGTGATGCCTTCGCCACAGCGAACCCCTCGACGTTCGCTGCTCTGATCGGAAGCGGCCTGATCGCGGCGGGGGAGCACGTCCCGCCGGGGGCTCACCTCGACCGTGCGGGTCTCGTCGATGTCGTGCAGACGGCAGCGACGAGGATCGGCGCGCAGGGCGGTGCTGCGCGCGGCGACAAGACCGTGATCGATGTGCTCCTCCCCATCGCCGAGGCGCTCGATGCCGGAGCGGGGGCCGCCGAAGTATCGGCGGCGGCACTCGCCGCGGTCGCCGAGAGCGCGGGCTGGCAGTCGCGACGTGGTCGCGCGGGGTGGCAGCAGGAGCGCTCAGTGGGTCATGCGGATCCCGGCTCTGTCGCGGTCGCGCGCTTCGTCGAGGAAGTCGTGCGCGCCACCAGCTGA
- a CDS encoding aminopeptidase, whose product MSRWQELAEHLAAVNEVGEGTKVSVFATTSSVLDAVDAFVEEVYRRGGMPQVLLVEEKYDRFALEHASASLLREAAPLELASMQWADVHVSFRGMEPPADEIDGTRLSLQREGKGVVSTARWQGTRWTLVRIPTPEWAALIGVPRAQLEEEFFAGTLADWTVHRAHLDRLCAELNNASLVHILDEDTDLRLNCRGRTWVPFAGEANLPDGEVATAPVEDGVDGHIAFPGSFWFGGATITDLRLEFVEGQVERVSAARGLDLVERILDADGARRVGELGIGTNPHVRTMTGDLLIDEKILGTVHIALGRSYPQCGGRNESAIHWDIVKDLRSSGRLEADGRVLIDHTTYDPILTGQEF is encoded by the coding sequence ATGAGCAGGTGGCAAGAACTGGCGGAGCACCTGGCCGCGGTGAACGAGGTCGGCGAGGGGACGAAGGTCTCGGTGTTCGCCACGACGTCGTCGGTGCTCGACGCGGTGGATGCCTTCGTGGAGGAGGTGTATCGCCGCGGCGGGATGCCGCAGGTGCTGCTCGTCGAGGAGAAATACGACCGGTTCGCGCTCGAACACGCGAGTGCGTCGCTGCTGCGCGAGGCCGCACCGCTCGAACTGGCTTCGATGCAGTGGGCCGACGTGCACGTGTCCTTCCGGGGCATGGAACCGCCCGCCGACGAGATCGACGGCACCAGGCTCAGCCTGCAGCGCGAGGGCAAGGGGGTCGTCTCGACCGCGCGTTGGCAGGGCACCCGGTGGACGCTCGTTCGTATCCCCACTCCTGAGTGGGCGGCGCTCATCGGTGTGCCGCGCGCGCAGCTGGAGGAGGAGTTCTTCGCCGGTACCCTCGCGGACTGGACCGTCCATCGAGCCCACCTCGATCGTCTTTGCGCCGAGTTGAACAACGCGTCGCTCGTGCACATCCTCGACGAGGACACCGACCTGCGGCTGAACTGCAGGGGGCGGACCTGGGTGCCGTTCGCAGGCGAGGCGAACCTTCCGGACGGCGAGGTCGCGACCGCTCCGGTGGAAGACGGCGTCGACGGGCACATCGCCTTCCCCGGCTCGTTCTGGTTCGGCGGGGCGACGATCACCGACCTCCGGCTCGAGTTCGTCGAGGGGCAGGTGGAGAGGGTATCGGCGGCGCGGGGTCTCGACCTCGTGGAGCGCATCCTCGACGCCGACGGCGCTCGCCGCGTGGGCGAGCTCGGCATCGGTACGAACCCGCACGTGCGGACGATGACCGGCGATCTGCTGATCGACGAGAAGATCCTCGGTACCGTTCACATCGCGCTCGGCCGCTCCTATCCGCAGTGCGGCGGTAGGAACGAGTCAGCCATTCACTGGGACATCGTGAAGGACCTCCGCTCGTCGGGGCGGCTGGAAGCGGATGGGCGGGTGCTCATCGACCACACGACATACGATCCGATCCTCACCGGACAGGAGTTCTGA
- a CDS encoding FGGY-family carbohydrate kinase, with translation MDLFLGIDVGTYETKGVLVDATGRVHAEARTRHGISTPAPGMVEQDADAVWWHDLVEVATTLRRAVPDAVIAAVACSAIGPCVLPVDSELRALRPAILYGIDTRATEEIGILETRLGRDEIYRRAGNALTSQSAGPKMLWVERNEPEVAGRTRWYLTSQSYLVARLTGEVVIDHATAGYFHPCYDLARLDWDLGGIDDLIRRETLPRLGWSTDVAGTVTAAAAAVTGIPEGTPVLVGTTDAVAEAVGASVVAADDLMLMYGSSGYFIRVTDQPHADPRLWAAPFALPGRFVLAAGTSTAGTATRWVADLLGLDHGDGDAAMFGRLMELVRSAPPGANGVLHLPHFSGERTPLHDPAARAAFSGLTLSTGRAEIARAVVEGVGQSIALAVSALLEGGDAEPRVVAIGGGTHNEVLMQTVSDLTGLRQRTAATLGAAYGDAMLAAIGLDVVTEEQAADWVAFAEEVAPQESLASRLQTAYESFPHTYRALRALREVD, from the coding sequence ATGGACCTGTTCCTCGGCATCGATGTCGGAACGTACGAGACCAAGGGCGTGCTGGTCGATGCCACCGGGCGGGTGCACGCCGAGGCACGCACAAGGCACGGCATCAGCACGCCCGCACCTGGAATGGTCGAGCAGGACGCGGATGCGGTGTGGTGGCACGACCTCGTCGAGGTCGCCACGACGCTGCGGAGGGCAGTACCGGATGCCGTGATCGCCGCGGTGGCGTGCAGCGCGATCGGCCCATGTGTGCTCCCCGTGGACTCCGAGCTGCGTGCGCTCCGCCCCGCCATCCTCTACGGGATCGACACCAGGGCGACCGAGGAGATCGGCATCCTCGAGACGCGACTCGGACGGGACGAGATCTATCGCCGGGCGGGCAATGCGTTGACCAGCCAGTCCGCGGGGCCGAAGATGCTCTGGGTCGAGCGCAACGAGCCCGAAGTCGCCGGGCGCACCCGGTGGTATCTCACGAGTCAGAGTTACCTCGTCGCGCGTCTGACCGGTGAGGTCGTGATCGACCATGCGACGGCCGGCTACTTCCATCCCTGCTACGACCTGGCCCGGCTGGACTGGGACCTCGGCGGGATCGACGACCTCATCCGCCGGGAGACCCTGCCCCGTCTCGGATGGTCGACCGACGTCGCCGGCACGGTCACCGCCGCGGCTGCTGCAGTGACCGGCATCCCCGAGGGCACACCGGTGCTCGTCGGCACGACGGACGCCGTCGCCGAAGCGGTCGGGGCCTCGGTCGTTGCGGCCGACGATCTGATGCTCATGTATGGGTCGAGTGGCTACTTCATACGCGTGACCGACCAGCCGCACGCGGATCCGCGTCTGTGGGCCGCACCCTTCGCACTGCCGGGTCGCTTCGTCCTCGCCGCGGGCACATCGACGGCCGGCACCGCGACACGATGGGTCGCCGACCTGCTCGGACTCGACCACGGAGATGGCGACGCCGCGATGTTCGGGCGCCTGATGGAACTCGTCCGCTCCGCGCCGCCGGGCGCGAACGGAGTGCTGCACCTGCCGCACTTCAGCGGCGAGCGCACACCGCTGCACGACCCCGCTGCCCGTGCCGCGTTCAGCGGTCTCACGCTCTCGACCGGTCGGGCCGAGATCGCCCGTGCTGTCGTCGAAGGAGTCGGACAGTCGATCGCGCTCGCCGTCTCTGCACTGCTCGAAGGCGGCGATGCCGAGCCACGCGTGGTCGCGATCGGCGGCGGAACACACAACGAGGTGCTGATGCAGACGGTCAGCGACCTCACGGGCCTGCGCCAACGGACGGCGGCGACCTTGGGAGCCGCCTACGGGGACGCGATGCTCGCGGCGATCGGCCTCGACGTCGTCACGGAGGAGCAGGCGGCGGATTGGGTCGCCTTCGCCGAGGAGGTCGCGCCCCAAGAGAGCCTCGCCTCCCGGTTGCAGACTGCCTACGAGAGTTTTCCGCACACGTACCGCGCCCTGCGCGCGCTGAGAGAGGTGGACTGA
- a CDS encoding ABC transporter permease, producing the protein MPQSTPPGQLARMNDQVDRSVRSLLGRIHVDRGIGRMLVLFVLAFGLFAILNPRVFLNPINLQNMMVASPEVGILAIAMALAMLTGGIDLSLVAIANLSAITVSTMFTAIASSDPATAESLGGFIALIGVLVGALAGAVNGFLIATVGITPILATLATMQIFNGIAIVWTGGKTLYGAPAVLSSVGQATVGGIPILFLEFLVVAVLIGVLISRTPFGRRTQLQGANPTAAMYSGIRSTSVLYGTYVTTGLLGGIAGLVFLSRNPTASADYGTSYVLLVIVIAVLGGTNPTGGFATITGVVLATLVLQVVQSGFTAIRLSAYEYAIAQGVILIAVMVFDQVRVRRRPRRAPSSQTETIALAEIPRA; encoded by the coding sequence ATGCCACAGTCGACCCCTCCCGGGCAGCTCGCCCGGATGAACGACCAGGTCGATCGCTCGGTGCGTTCGCTGCTTGGTCGCATCCACGTGGATCGTGGCATCGGTCGGATGCTGGTGCTCTTCGTGCTTGCGTTCGGACTCTTCGCGATCCTCAACCCGAGGGTCTTCCTCAATCCGATCAATCTTCAGAACATGATGGTCGCCTCACCCGAGGTCGGAATCCTCGCGATCGCGATGGCCCTTGCGATGCTCACCGGCGGGATCGACCTGTCGCTGGTCGCCATCGCGAACCTGTCGGCTATCACGGTCAGCACCATGTTCACGGCCATCGCGAGCAGTGATCCGGCGACCGCGGAGTCGTTGGGTGGGTTCATCGCTCTCATCGGCGTCCTGGTCGGCGCTCTCGCGGGTGCGGTCAACGGCTTCCTGATCGCGACGGTCGGCATCACGCCGATCCTCGCGACCCTCGCCACGATGCAGATCTTCAACGGGATCGCGATCGTGTGGACAGGCGGGAAGACGCTCTACGGTGCCCCGGCCGTGCTCTCATCGGTCGGGCAAGCGACTGTCGGCGGCATCCCTATCCTGTTCCTCGAGTTCCTCGTGGTGGCGGTGCTGATCGGGGTGCTGATCTCCCGCACACCGTTCGGGCGACGCACTCAGCTGCAGGGGGCGAACCCCACGGCGGCGATGTACTCCGGCATCCGCAGCACGAGCGTGCTCTACGGCACGTATGTGACGACGGGGCTGCTCGGCGGCATCGCCGGGTTGGTGTTCCTGTCCCGCAACCCGACCGCGAGCGCCGACTACGGCACCTCCTATGTGCTGCTCGTGATCGTGATCGCGGTGCTCGGCGGGACGAACCCGACCGGCGGATTCGCCACCATCACGGGCGTGGTCCTCGCGACGCTTGTGCTGCAGGTCGTGCAGTCCGGCTTCACGGCCATCCGACTCTCGGCATATGAGTATGCGATCGCGCAAGGGGTGATCCTGATCGCGGTGATGGTGTTCGATCAGGTGAGGGTCCGGCGAAGGCCGCGTCGCGCGCCGAGCAGTCAGACCGAGACGATCGCGCTCGCCGAGATTCCCCGGGCCTGA
- a CDS encoding ABC transporter permease, which produces MSATDTRIRLPRIGRMSNELVLASIIVVLVIVMCAVNPAFLSVHTLFSILRSALVPMVFALAVLLVIISGGIDVSFAAIGIFAAYTTVSLAQGERLDFGLIGILAFAIVIGGALGFVNGIVIARFRLPTLIVTLATQGIFKGVLLAYIGSRYMAELPNGISWLSTANLISIESTRAYLPMLIVPVVLLVIGAAFLLRRTMFGRGIYAMGGDLEGARRAGFPVVRLQILLYVLVGAVAAIGGLIHVVLGRSANPQDLVGTELDVIAAVVLGGASIFGGRGTVTGTVLGVLLVQIINNSLILMGVPTAWQRAAVGFLLVIGVGIQAVMARRASRRTFVLDTVKE; this is translated from the coding sequence GTGAGCGCCACCGACACCCGCATCCGCCTTCCCCGCATCGGGCGCATGTCGAACGAGCTGGTGCTGGCGAGCATCATCGTGGTCCTGGTGATCGTGATGTGCGCCGTGAACCCCGCCTTCCTCAGTGTGCACACGCTCTTCTCGATCCTGCGCTCTGCTCTGGTGCCGATGGTCTTCGCGCTTGCGGTGCTCCTCGTGATCATCTCCGGCGGTATCGACGTCTCGTTCGCAGCCATCGGCATCTTCGCGGCCTACACGACCGTGTCTCTCGCGCAGGGTGAGAGGCTCGACTTCGGGCTGATCGGCATCCTCGCCTTCGCAATTGTGATCGGCGGAGCTCTCGGCTTCGTCAACGGCATCGTGATCGCGAGGTTCCGGCTGCCGACCCTGATCGTCACGCTCGCGACGCAGGGCATCTTCAAGGGTGTGCTGCTCGCCTACATCGGCTCACGATACATGGCTGAGCTGCCGAACGGCATCTCCTGGCTGTCGACCGCGAACCTCATCTCGATCGAGTCGACTCGCGCCTACCTGCCGATGCTTATCGTGCCGGTCGTGCTGCTGGTGATCGGTGCCGCATTCCTGTTGCGGCGCACGATGTTCGGCCGCGGCATCTACGCGATGGGCGGCGACCTGGAAGGGGCTCGCCGGGCGGGCTTCCCCGTGGTGCGCCTGCAGATCCTGCTCTACGTGCTCGTCGGGGCGGTCGCCGCGATCGGCGGACTCATCCACGTCGTGCTCGGGCGCAGCGCCAACCCGCAGGACCTCGTTGGCACGGAGCTCGACGTGATCGCGGCCGTCGTGCTCGGCGGCGCCTCGATCTTCGGTGGACGCGGCACCGTCACCGGCACTGTGCTCGGCGTGCTGCTGGTGCAGATCATCAACAACAGTCTCATCCTGATGGGCGTGCCGACGGCGTGGCAGCGTGCCGCCGTCGGCTTCCTCCTGGTGATCGGCGTCGGGATCCAGGCCGTCATGGCCCGCCGCGCTTCCCGCCGGACGTTCGTCCTCGACACGGTGAAGGAGTGA
- a CDS encoding sugar ABC transporter ATP-binding protein, giving the protein MRKVFGGVVALDDVAITLHPGRVHCLAGENGCGKSTLIKIISGVEKPEAGEILLDGEPLAHLSPTQALRAGIQVIYQDFSLFPNLTVAENIVLPAAIAARRKLYSAKKRRPEAQRIVEELGLSLDLDSDVERLSVADRQLTAICRALVQDARVIFMDEPTTALTHSEVERLFALVRRLQQRGVALVFVSHKLDEVLQVSQDITVLRSGRLVASGPADEFDVASLTHAMTGREVDDSRVVVEVDDDVEPLLRVEHLDLPGAFTDVSFDLQPGEILGLTGLLGSGRGEIADALFGLLTPRSGTVTVGGRTVRPGSIRASVDAGIGYVPEDRLTQGLFLDKSISDNIIAGSLSEHAVGKVLLSRKRTAETISRLFSRLRIKASSVEAPVRSLSGGNAQRVVLAKWLATKPRVLILNGPTVGVDVGSKEEILQILREAARDGMGVLMISDDVPELVSLCNRVLVVRRGEIVSRLAGDEIAAPRIQEVMAA; this is encoded by the coding sequence GTGCGGAAGGTCTTCGGCGGGGTCGTCGCCCTCGACGACGTCGCCATCACCCTCCACCCCGGACGGGTGCACTGCCTGGCGGGCGAGAACGGGTGCGGCAAGTCCACGCTGATCAAGATCATCAGCGGCGTCGAGAAGCCGGAGGCGGGCGAGATCCTGCTGGATGGCGAACCGCTCGCACACCTCTCGCCGACGCAGGCCCTCCGTGCGGGCATCCAGGTCATCTACCAGGACTTCTCGCTCTTCCCCAACTTGACCGTGGCCGAGAACATCGTGCTCCCGGCCGCGATCGCCGCGCGACGCAAGCTCTACAGCGCGAAGAAGCGCCGGCCCGAGGCGCAGCGCATCGTCGAGGAACTGGGGCTGAGTCTCGACCTCGATTCCGACGTCGAACGACTCTCCGTCGCCGACCGTCAGCTCACCGCGATCTGCCGCGCGCTCGTGCAGGACGCCAGAGTCATCTTCATGGACGAGCCCACGACGGCGCTCACGCACTCCGAGGTCGAGCGGTTGTTCGCCCTCGTGCGGAGGTTGCAGCAGCGCGGTGTCGCCCTGGTGTTCGTCAGCCACAAGCTCGACGAAGTCCTGCAGGTGTCTCAGGACATCACGGTGCTGCGCTCCGGGCGCCTGGTCGCGAGCGGCCCGGCCGACGAGTTCGACGTCGCCTCCCTCACTCACGCCATGACAGGTCGTGAGGTCGACGACTCCCGGGTCGTCGTCGAGGTCGATGACGACGTCGAACCGTTGCTGCGCGTCGAGCACCTCGATCTTCCGGGCGCCTTCACGGATGTCTCGTTCGACCTGCAGCCGGGCGAGATACTCGGTCTCACCGGGCTTCTCGGATCAGGTCGCGGCGAGATCGCCGACGCATTGTTCGGGCTGTTGACCCCCCGATCCGGCACCGTCACCGTCGGCGGGCGCACCGTGCGGCCGGGGAGCATCCGGGCTTCCGTCGACGCTGGCATCGGTTACGTGCCCGAGGACCGGCTCACACAGGGCCTGTTCCTCGACAAGTCGATCTCCGACAACATCATCGCGGGCTCCCTGAGCGAGCACGCGGTCGGCAAGGTGCTTCTCAGCCGCAAGCGCACGGCTGAGACCATCTCGCGTCTCTTCTCCCGCCTGCGTATCAAGGCCTCCAGCGTTGAAGCGCCCGTGCGGTCGCTGTCCGGCGGCAACGCGCAGCGCGTCGTGCTGGCCAAGTGGCTCGCGACCAAACCGCGAGTGCTGATCCTGAACGGACCGACGGTCGGCGTCGACGTGGGTTCAAAGGAGGAGATCCTGCAGATCCTCCGCGAGGCCGCGCGTGACGGGATGGGTGTGCTCATGATCTCCGACGATGTTCCCGAACTCGTCTCCCTCTGCAACCGCGTACTCGTGGTCCGCCGCGGCGAGATCGTGTCGCGGCTGGCGGGCGACGAGATCGCCGCGCCCCGAATCCAGGAGGTGATGGCCGCGTGA
- a CDS encoding autoinducer 2 ABC transporter substrate-binding protein has product MRKTKLLAGIGFGAVAMLALAGCGQVGGTTGGGEAGGGAEDGAMVTVVKISGVGWFDRMEVGVKEFAEETGIDARQEGADDASPEKQIQIIQDLIAQSPAAITVVPNSPEALESVLKQARDQGIVVVAHEAAGIENADIDIEAFDNRAYGAKIMDNLAECMGDSGQYVSFVGGLTAKTHMDWVGGAYDQQQAEYPELTRVEEPVESKEDESVAYQRAKELLAKYPDIKGFQGSAGTDVAGIARAVQEAGLEDQVCVMGTSIPSVAKKYIVDGSIDKIFFWDPAMAGKAQLKIAQLLVDGEEIADGTDLGIEGYNSLKKLDGFDNVYVGDAAVIVDKDNVDDYDF; this is encoded by the coding sequence ATGCGTAAGACGAAGTTGCTTGCAGGGATCGGATTCGGCGCGGTGGCCATGCTTGCCCTGGCCGGCTGCGGTCAGGTCGGCGGAACCACCGGTGGTGGCGAGGCCGGTGGAGGTGCCGAAGACGGCGCGATGGTCACCGTGGTCAAGATCTCGGGTGTCGGCTGGTTCGACCGCATGGAGGTCGGCGTCAAGGAGTTCGCCGAGGAGACAGGGATCGACGCGCGCCAGGAGGGGGCCGACGACGCGAGCCCCGAGAAGCAGATCCAGATCATCCAGGACCTGATCGCGCAGTCACCGGCCGCGATCACCGTCGTCCCCAACTCGCCCGAGGCGCTCGAGTCCGTGCTCAAGCAGGCACGGGACCAGGGGATCGTCGTCGTCGCCCACGAAGCAGCCGGTATCGAGAACGCCGACATCGATATCGAGGCGTTCGACAACCGGGCCTACGGGGCGAAGATCATGGACAACCTCGCCGAGTGCATGGGCGACTCCGGGCAGTACGTCTCCTTCGTCGGCGGGCTCACGGCCAAGACCCACATGGACTGGGTCGGCGGCGCGTACGACCAGCAGCAGGCCGAGTACCCCGAGCTGACCCGTGTCGAAGAGCCTGTGGAGAGCAAGGAAGACGAGAGCGTCGCCTACCAGCGCGCAAAGGAGCTGCTCGCGAAGTACCCCGACATCAAGGGCTTCCAGGGCTCGGCCGGTACTGACGTCGCCGGCATCGCTCGCGCGGTGCAGGAAGCGGGCCTGGAGGACCAAGTCTGTGTGATGGGCACGAGCATCCCGTCGGTGGCGAAGAAGTACATCGTCGACGGCTCGATCGACAAGATCTTCTTCTGGGATCCCGCCATGGCGGGCAAGGCTCAGCTCAAGATCGCGCAGCTGCTCGTCGACGGCGAGGAGATCGCAGACGGCACCGACCTCGGTATCGAGGGGTACAACTCCCTGAAGAAGCTCGACGGCTTCGACAACGTGTACGTGGGCGACGCCGCGGTCATCGTCGACAAGGACAACGTCGACGACTACGACTTCTGA